A window of Bacteroidia bacterium genomic DNA:
GTAAACGTGTCTTATGATGAATTGATTATTTAGGTTATTTTCTTACGTTCTTTTGACTTGAAAGAAAGAAAAAGAGAAAAGCAGAATTGAAAAATTATTTTTTGGAAGACCCTTTTTGATGCGGAATAACTCTATCTTTCATTTTTATTTCAATAAAGTAAAATAGCATATTGTATTTTTTAAATAAAAGCATTCTATGAAAGATCCTTATGTAATAATTATATTATCAAGCTTGTTGATTGTATTTTCTTACCTTTTTACGCAAATTTCTAAATCCACTAAAATTCCATCTGTACTGTTTTTAATTGGTACCGGAATCGCCTTACAATTTGGTTTAAAATACTTCGGAATTACCGTACCCGACTCAAGTACAATCCTCAGTTTATTAGGCATTATTGGTTTAATGATGCTTGTTTTAGAAGGAGCTTTAGACATTAAAATCCACCGAAATAAAATACGCACCATTTTGGCTGCATTTGCTACTTCCGTGCTTATTTTGGCAATAACCAACTCGTTAATTGCTTGCATTATTTATTATTCTCAACCCGTAAATTTGATCAACTCCTTTTTATATGCCATTCCGCTTTCTGTGGTAAGCAGCGCAATTGTTATTCCGAGTGTTCATACATTAATTCCTGCAAAAAAGGAATTCATGGTTTTGGAAGCAACTCTGTCTGATATTTTTGGTATTATGCTTTTTTCTTTCTGGATTAAAGAACCAAATGCGGGTCAAACGTATGTTCAAGCAATATCATGGAATATTTTTATTTCTATTACTGTTTCGATACTACTCAGTTATTTATTAGTATTTGTTTTTCATAAAATTAAAACCTCCGTAAAATTCTTTTTGTTCCTTGCCATTTTGGCTCTTCTGCTTTCCATCGGAGAATATTTCCACTACTCCGCTTTACTGATTATTTTAATTTTCGGATTAATACTAAACAATACACATGCGTTTTTTAAAGGTTTTCTGAAAAAAATAATTAATCACGAAAAGGTAACAGAAATAAGAAACGAATTTGTGATGATTACCAACGAAACTTCCTTTTTAATTAGAACTTTCTTTTTCGTAGTTTTTGGATTGACAATGAATTTAGAAGGATTGCTAAACCAAAAAATAATTATTATCTCGATATTGGTAATGGTGGTAATTTATCTTGCGAGAGCACTAAATTTAAAAGTATTTATAAAAAGTACCATTTTTCCTCAAATGTTGATTGCTCCCAGAGGTTTAGTTACCATACTTTTATTTCAACAAATTATTGATCATTATGGAATAATCCCATTTAATAAAGCCATTTTGTCTTGGGTAATTATAGGCACTAACATAATTATGATGTTTGGTTTAATTTTCAGCGGAAGTTCCGAAGATGATATTTTAAGAATTAATAGTGACGATGCTTCCGCTTCAACCAAATTAGATTATGAAAATTAATTTTTCAAATATCTTTCAGGAAGCTAAAATGAAATAAGAAATCAAAGCCTTGAATTTTTCTTTATTTCTTTCCTTTGTTTCAAGACAAAAGAAAGAAAAGGAGAAAAGCAGAATTGGAAAATTATTTTTTCGAAGACGTTTTTGGATGCGTAAAATATGCTTTCAAAAAATTAATTTTTCAAACACCTTTTTTTCGGAAACATTTTTTCAATAAAAAAATCCTTGTAAATAATTTATTTACAAGGATTTTTGTTGAAGTTGTCCGACCAGGGCTCGAACCTGGACTCTTTTGAATCAAAATCAAATGTGTTGCCAGTTACACCATCGGACAATCTTTTTTTGAAAAGAGGCTGCAAAATTAGAAATAAAATTTTATCAGCCAAATTTAATATGGATGTCAAAAGCATTAAAACAGCATTAAAAGTGAAAAGGAACAAAATAGGGGAATGTAAAACAAAGTGTGTCAGATTGTTTTTTTATATTTGATGATTGGTTAGAAACATAACATGGCTCTGCTGGCGAGCAACCTACTAGGGATATAGCCAATCGATGAAATAATAGAATAAAGAGCGTTGCTGTAAAGGTAACGTTTTTTTTATTATTTATTTCAGAGAAATATGCCAAAGAAAACGCGTCCATATTATCGTGATAGATGAGTTGATTGGCAAATAAATCTTTCTTGAAAAATAATATGTAGTTGCGATGCTATGATTGGCCAACCAATAATTCCTTTAGACCATTTTTCTACAATTCGTGTTGTTGCTAAGTAAACAAGTTTAAGCAATGCTATATCGGATGTAAATGCTCCTTTAGTTTTAGTTACTTTTCTTACTTGCCGATGAAAAGCTTCAATAATATTTGTAGTATACATCATTTTTCTGATAGCATCTGGATAATCAAAATAGGTGGATAGCCGATGCCAGTTATTACGCCAACTTTGGATAGCTACTGAATATTTTTTGTTCCATTTTTCTTCTATAGCATCAAGGTTTTTTTCTGCAATTTCTAAAGTCGAGGCTTGATAAACAGTTTTTAAATCCGCCATAAAAGCTCTGCTGTCTTTATAAGAAAGATATTTCAACGAATTTCTTATTTGATGAACTATGCAACATTGAACTTGTGTTTGAGGAAACACTAACTCTATGGCATCTGCAAAGCCCTTTAGATTATCAATACATGCAATTAGTATATCTTTTAATCCTCTTCGTTTTAAATCTTCCATCACTTGCATCCAAAACTTTGAGCCTTCACTAT
This region includes:
- a CDS encoding cation:proton antiporter, translated to MKDPYVIIILSSLLIVFSYLFTQISKSTKIPSVLFLIGTGIALQFGLKYFGITVPDSSTILSLLGIIGLMMLVLEGALDIKIHRNKIRTILAAFATSVLILAITNSLIACIIYYSQPVNLINSFLYAIPLSVVSSAIVIPSVHTLIPAKKEFMVLEATLSDIFGIMLFSFWIKEPNAGQTYVQAISWNIFISITVSILLSYLLVFVFHKIKTSVKFFLFLAILALLLSIGEYFHYSALLIILIFGLILNNTHAFFKGFLKKIINHEKVTEIRNEFVMITNETSFLIRTFFFVVFGLTMNLEGLLNQKIIIISILVMVVIYLARALNLKVFIKSTIFPQMLIAPRGLVTILLFQQIIDHYGIIPFNKAILSWVIIGTNIIMMFGLIFSGSSEDDILRINSDDASASTKLDYEN